The DNA sequence AATTACATAAATCAAGGACTTAGACATAAAACGCATCATTGCATCATCCTGCGCTTCATGTTTCATCCactaaaattccttgacatttgaGTGAGAAATATAACAGTGCGCTAAGCTGAATCAAAGTTATACTCACTACAATCAAACGTAGATTCCGACCCATAACAGCAAGAAGAGGATTCCAAAACCTGAGAATATTGCGGCGACTAATGATACGACAAGTTCTTTCAGTAAATCCCTATTTGCTTTTGCACTTGTAACTTCGTAGACAAAGAACCATGctgtgaaaaatattcctaTTCCAAGGAGGAGCACTGTTAAGTGTGGATAAACAGCTGGGTTGACCGGTGATACATACCGCTGCATAGATTCTAATTTGACCTGGAACAAGCAATAAACTCTGattaaaaaattgggggaaaattaaTACTTTTCACAAATTGGAGAAGAATTGGGGACTTCTACTTAGATCTTCCTCAGATTAGTTAAACCAGTGGCTTGATTAAAGGGGCTCACACAGCTCCatgctgattgttgaaactgatagacaaagaagacatagaaagtatggagcaatcctataggttgaaatggtAGGTTCCTGTAGACCAAGTGTagaaacgatggactaactatagatTATCTGAATCTCTAAGGTGGGTTGCagatagttagtctattcccTGTCTCCTCAGTCCATTGCAAtgtccgcttccaccaatagaattccttttgtcttctatgtctatcaatttcatcaatcagcCCAGTGGTTGGAGAAAATCACATTTAGTGAGGGTGGTACTGGAACAGAGGCCATTTTTACCACGAACTTGCAGAGAATTTTTCCAAGCAAATATCAGCACGATCTCAACCTTAAAACTTCCGTATTCTTCGAAAGTGTAGAAAGCacattttaagtgaaaaaatttgagatttagCTCACTTTTCTGACAGTTTTTCCTTCCTTGCTCAGTGTTTATTAAAATTTCTATCAGAGACTAGACTCTCCTCTCAAGCTCGTAGATTCCCTCTTGCTGAGCGTAACAAGCCGCGACTTGGCCTCTAGAGCAATTCCTGTATCTTTGCTTGTAAAGCTGTTGTTACCTTGCTAGAAGATGTTCTAAAACTAGAGAGAgcattgaattttgaagaggatTTTAAGTCGGAGTCAAGCAAAGCGTATCCGCCCATCATAAAAGAGGTGATTCAATCCTCGGCAGGAGTAGGTTGCTGatagtaaaaaatgtaaaatgataCTTCAAATgagataattttggaattttaaaaaaattgagagtcaGAGAGGAGGTAAGGCTGATGCATTCgtcgaaaaaattaatttaatctcGGAGGACGGCCCAGGATGCGGCCGGTGATAAGAGGACGTAAAAATACGATTTAATGGTAGAAAATAGGTAAAAGCatgtaataaaaataaaatatcagaatCAAGCCTGAGGTATTTTTGGTAATACGTAAATTTTTGGAGCCACTTACCATTTTTACGAGGTAATTAATCTAAGTACGTggccaaaagtttgaaaagccGCTTTGAGCATACATTAATAAATTaataacataacctcactttttcATTATCAGTTTTCACAAGTTTGCTACTTAGAGATTCAGAAATACACAACAATGGTCAATTTCTGTGGAATTATTTCTGGCTTAAACTATCGTTTATTTTGAAAGTGATTATCACagttaatttcaatttaatattttgagaacgtttagatttttattttacaacaACGAAGAATTGGTTAGTTTGGTAATGTCATAAAATAAGTTAGTGGAAAGAAAATATGTTGGCAACAAAATCAGCTGTTCATGATACGAAAGTGCCTGTTCGGTGCTGCGCTCATGTTGTTGCGTTCATTTCAGAAGCATCGATTTAAATTTGTTATCACATGAGTTTGTCCGGAGTTCCCTTGCGTCGTGGTTCGTCCGCCGAAGCGCCGAAGTTTCGTAAGGAGATAACGCATGCGGATTGCAGCGTTCGGACGTTTTGTTTTCGTGCCCAGTCAAACCGCAGTCGCGAAGTTATTATTTGTTCGGTCGCGCTTCGAAGTGATTTTGCAAATATTCAGCACCGTGCCCCTTTCGGAGTACAATTTGTGCCTCGTTTTAATTCGCGTGTGCGTGTTTCAAGTGTCCCTTGTTTGTGAAGTGTGAGTATGTGAATTTGTGAAGTTGTGATGAATTCGCCGAAATCAAATGACAAGGCATCGAGGAATTCGGATAAAAGGAAACCCACACCATCATTTTCATCTCACAATGATTCGGCAGGCGATAACATCGAGCTCTCACAGGTAATTCCAGCTTTTCTGCACTGCATATTATCAAACCATGGTCAAGGGGGTGATGGCTATCCTCATGAGCATCTTCGTAAATCTGAACTGATGAGTATTATTTACTTACTCCCGCTGTGGTCTATGTATGCAACTACATACTTCAATGCGTAGTACACAAGCAAGAGTTGATACTCATCCTGAAAGAAAGCATATTTTTGAGAGGCTTTGTAGTGTCGATTTATCGCGAACTTAAGTGGAAGTCGAGTACTTACATTTTGTCGAGTCAACTGGCATGAATGTGCTTGCTTCTCTAAGCGACGCACATTCCTCTCCAATGACTAATTTTACAGACTACACACTTGCGTCAAAATCCTGTGctgaaatgtttcatttttcatcatttttgtttAGCTCCATGTGAATTTATCTACACTATCTCTATTCAGTTAATGAAATGTGGAATTCAGTGAGATCATGTGGGGGactaattttttgagaaaggtATTCTCTTCGTAGTTGACTTTTTGCGAGTCTGCTGATGAATTCCATTTTGTTTCAAATCCTCTTATCATGCAACTGATAACTGGCTTAGAATCTGGAATTTTTCTCTTCCAGGGAAACATCTAATTATTTACCACTTCACTCAAATGCTCCAGGTACTAACAAAAATTGGAACCTCTGCGTGTAAAGTTTCAAATATTGAATCTATTTACCTAATTGAAAGGGATTTTACTTTGAATCTTGGAAATTGCATGGCAGAATGGGCACCCGCCTCAAGTTTCgaatttggatcgcatttagcaaaaaggaaccatcgcaattacagtgttttcaaaatcgtgcaacttcttcttttcttttaaaactacTCAGTATATgttcagtattaaaatttacacaattattttccttcaaaattaagaatattttggtgggaagcagaaatgatttgctattctgggagatttttaagATGATTAGGaagatgcaacatttttacaatactGTAATCgagctggttccttttcgctgaatgcgatccatttaACCGTGCTTTTTTGCTGATCTTAGGGAAAAGGCCGTAAAAACTGTTAgaacattactgccgtgctaaggaagaatgccgtatgagctttcagatgttgccgaatttcctccaacaAGAACAGAgtttacagggaaaattttaaatgtttttttccaaaaatttcagacaattttgtacgcaatttaatctcaaatatctgaaaatttcaagtgaaaatctGCTTGaaatgcgtcaaaaatacatgttttatcaaagaaaatttggcaactctcgaatgttcgtacggcgttcatccttagcacagcagattaCTTTTCTCCCGtggaaatattcatttttgttgAATAGTTCAAAtaatttcccccgaaattttcagaaacaataGATAGGATTGTggataaaattccctgaaaacgccgatgaggaaaattcacaagtggtgcagaaaattcgtatttgatcaaatttagcaacgtcggaactctcatacggtgttttcgcttaggacgg is a window from the Bemisia tabaci chromosome 10, PGI_BMITA_v3 genome containing:
- the kud gene encoding dolichyl-diphosphooligosaccharide--protein glycosyltransferase subunit TMEM258; the encoded protein is MVKLESMQRYVSPVNPAVYPHLTVLLLGIGIFFTAWFFVYEVTSAKANRDLLKELVVSLVAAIFSGFGILFLLLWVGIYV